The region CGCCTTCGGCGACTACCGTGATCCTGGCACCGACCGAGTCCTGATCGCGACGCAACTGGTCCATGTAGGCTTCCAGCTCCGGCACCTTGTCCGGGTCGGGGCTGAAGAACGCGTTGTCATCCACACTGTCCCAGGTCTTGAAAGGGATCTCGATCGGGCCCAACTGGCTCATGTAGCCACGGACAACAATGCCCTGGGTGGCCAGGTATTTCTTGGCAATGGCACCGGCGGCCACACGCATGGCAGTCTCGCGGGCCGAGCTGCGGCCGCCGCCACGGTAGTCGCGTTCGCCGTATTTGTGGTGGTAGGTGTAGTCGGCGTGGGCCGGGCGGAACAGATCCTTGATTGCCGAGTAGTCCTTGGACTTCTGGTCGGTATTGCGGATCAGCAAGCCAATGGCGCAACCAGTGGTGCGGCCCTCGAACACGCCGGAGAGAATCTCGACTTCGTCGGGCTCCTGGCGCTGGGTCGTGTGGCGGCTGGTGCCGGGCTTGCGGCGATCGAGGTCGCGCTGCAGGTCTTCCAGAGACAGCTCGAGGCCGGGCGGGCAGCCGTCGACAATGGCGACCAACGCCGGGCCATGGCTTTCGCCCGCGGTGGTGACAGTGAACAGCTTGCCGAAGGTATTGCCGGACATGCAGGGCGCTCCGTGAAATCAGTTGAATCAAGTCAACCGTAATAACTTAAGGCCGCCA is a window of Pseudomonas antarctica DNA encoding:
- the aroC gene encoding chorismate synthase; the protein is MSGNTFGKLFTVTTAGESHGPALVAIVDGCPPGLELSLEDLQRDLDRRKPGTSRHTTQRQEPDEVEILSGVFEGRTTGCAIGLLIRNTDQKSKDYSAIKDLFRPAHADYTYHHKYGERDYRGGGRSSARETAMRVAAGAIAKKYLATQGIVVRGYMSQLGPIEIPFKTWDSVDDNAFFSPDPDKVPELEAYMDQLRRDQDSVGARITVVAEGVKPGLGEPIFDRLDAELAHALMSINAVKGVEIGAGFACVSQRGTEHRDELTPQGFLSNNAGGILGGISSGQPIVAHLALKATSSITTPGRSIDVNGNPVDVITKGRHDPCVGIRATPIAEAMMAIVLMDHLLRNRGQNADVRVSTPILGQL